From the Lathyrus oleraceus cultivar Zhongwan6 chromosome 4, CAAS_Psat_ZW6_1.0, whole genome shotgun sequence genome, one window contains:
- the LOC127074356 gene encoding telomere repeat-binding factor 2 isoform X1, with protein MGAPKQKWTAEEEAALKAGVLKHGSGKWRTILTDPDFCAILRTRSNVDLKDKWRNINVTAIWGSRQKAKLALKKNLPAPKIDNNQLALSKVVQREDILDIKPLTISGGALQSSNSKEQVSRLGDNHVLEAIVNMKDPKGSDKAAIASYIEEKYQCPPDLQMLLSKKLQHMVTSGKIVQEKHKYKVMPSPTVSEKRSSSLMLMEARPKDFLEVEKSGDVNIVSKSQIDAELSKARSMTAQEAAAAAAKAVAEAEVAIAQAEAAAREAEAAEAEAEAAQVFAKAAKKALKCKMLHI; from the exons ATGGGTGCTCCTAAGCAGAAATGGACTGCAGAAGAAGAAGCAGCGCTAAAAGCTGGAGTACTCAAACATGGGTCAGGAAAATGGCGCACTATACTTACTGATCCTGACTTTTGTGCCATTTTGCGTACTCGTTCAAATGTAGATCTCAAG GATAAATGGAGGAATATAAATGTCACAGCAATATGGGGATCCCGGCAGAAAGCAAAGCTTGCTCTTAAAAAGAACCTTCCAGCCCCCAAAATTGACAATAATCAATTGGCCTTGAGTAAAGTAGTTCAACGTGAAGACATTCTCGACATTAAGCCTCTAACAATTTCTGGTGGAGCATTGCAATCTTCTAATTCAAAAGAACAAGTATCAAG GTTGGGGGATAATCATGTACTAGAGGCTATTGTCAATATGAAGGATCCAAAAGGTTCTGACAAGGCTGCCATTGCTTCTTACATAGAG GAAAAATATCAGTGTCCACCAGATCTTCAAATGTTACTGTCAAAAAAACTGCAGCATATGGTGACAAGTGGCAAAATAGTCCAG GAAAAGCACAAGTACAAAGTTATGCCAAGTCCAACAGTCTCTGAAAAAAGAAGCTCTTCCTTGATGCTCATGGAAGCGAGGCCCAAAGATTTTCTAGAAGTGGAGAAGAGTGGTGATGTCAACATCGTTTCAAAATCTCAAATTGACGCAGAGCTATCAAAAGCGAGGAGCATGACAGCTCAAGAAGCAGCAGCTGCAGCTGCAAAAGCAGTTGCAGAGGCCGAAGTTGCCATTGCACAGGCTGAGGCAGCAGCTAGGGAGGCAGAGGCTGCAGAAGCAGAAGCTGAGGCTGCTCAAGTCTTTGCAAAAGCAGCGAAGAAGGCGCTTAAATGCAAAATGCTTCATATTTG
- the LOC127074356 gene encoding telomere repeat-binding factor 2 isoform X2, protein MGAPKQKWTAEEEAALKAGVLKHGSGKWRTILTDPDFCAILRTRSNVDLKDKWRNINVTAIWGSRQKAKLALKKNLPAPKIDNNQLALSKVVQREDILDIKPLTISGGALQSSNSKEQVSRLGDNHVLEAIVNMKDPKGSDKAAIASYIEEKHKYKVMPSPTVSEKRSSSLMLMEARPKDFLEVEKSGDVNIVSKSQIDAELSKARSMTAQEAAAAAAKAVAEAEVAIAQAEAAAREAEAAEAEAEAAQVFAKAAKKALKCKMLHI, encoded by the exons ATGGGTGCTCCTAAGCAGAAATGGACTGCAGAAGAAGAAGCAGCGCTAAAAGCTGGAGTACTCAAACATGGGTCAGGAAAATGGCGCACTATACTTACTGATCCTGACTTTTGTGCCATTTTGCGTACTCGTTCAAATGTAGATCTCAAG GATAAATGGAGGAATATAAATGTCACAGCAATATGGGGATCCCGGCAGAAAGCAAAGCTTGCTCTTAAAAAGAACCTTCCAGCCCCCAAAATTGACAATAATCAATTGGCCTTGAGTAAAGTAGTTCAACGTGAAGACATTCTCGACATTAAGCCTCTAACAATTTCTGGTGGAGCATTGCAATCTTCTAATTCAAAAGAACAAGTATCAAG GTTGGGGGATAATCATGTACTAGAGGCTATTGTCAATATGAAGGATCCAAAAGGTTCTGACAAGGCTGCCATTGCTTCTTACATAGAG GAAAAGCACAAGTACAAAGTTATGCCAAGTCCAACAGTCTCTGAAAAAAGAAGCTCTTCCTTGATGCTCATGGAAGCGAGGCCCAAAGATTTTCTAGAAGTGGAGAAGAGTGGTGATGTCAACATCGTTTCAAAATCTCAAATTGACGCAGAGCTATCAAAAGCGAGGAGCATGACAGCTCAAGAAGCAGCAGCTGCAGCTGCAAAAGCAGTTGCAGAGGCCGAAGTTGCCATTGCACAGGCTGAGGCAGCAGCTAGGGAGGCAGAGGCTGCAGAAGCAGAAGCTGAGGCTGCTCAAGTCTTTGCAAAAGCAGCGAAGAAGGCGCTTAAATGCAAAATGCTTCATATTTG